A region of Nocardioides alkalitolerans DNA encodes the following proteins:
- a CDS encoding TetR/AcrR family transcriptional regulator — MAPSRSTRSTRRVTHSREQIVETATAILDAEGIKGLTLRGLAAELGGGLGSIYWHVAGKEELVGLACDELVGRALAAAESPDAGEGAGDARDDVPSPPLEVDLGAADPAIVAAATRVRRIALALFAQMERHPWLPGQVELSGGQPNGLRVWEAMGRPLAAMGLSPRQQFHGSTALLGYVVGVATQMSSQDAIVDPALDPEENLDNVVNRWQELDATEFSWIRSMAEEFRRHEDLEQFAAGLDLLVLGLVRQALGGQ, encoded by the coding sequence ATGGCTCCGTCGCGCTCGACCCGGTCCACGAGGCGCGTCACCCACTCCCGCGAGCAGATCGTGGAGACGGCGACCGCGATCCTCGACGCGGAGGGCATCAAGGGGCTGACGCTCCGCGGCCTGGCTGCCGAGCTGGGCGGCGGGCTGGGCAGCATCTACTGGCACGTGGCCGGCAAGGAGGAGCTCGTCGGCCTCGCCTGCGACGAGCTCGTCGGCCGGGCGCTCGCCGCGGCGGAGTCGCCGGACGCCGGGGAGGGCGCGGGGGACGCGCGCGACGACGTACCGTCACCGCCGCTCGAGGTCGACCTCGGTGCAGCGGACCCCGCGATCGTCGCGGCCGCCACGCGGGTGCGGCGGATCGCCCTGGCGCTCTTCGCGCAGATGGAGCGGCACCCCTGGCTGCCCGGTCAGGTCGAGCTCAGCGGCGGCCAGCCCAACGGCCTGCGCGTGTGGGAGGCCATGGGGCGGCCGCTCGCCGCGATGGGGTTGTCGCCCCGGCAGCAGTTCCACGGGAGCACGGCGCTGCTGGGGTACGTCGTGGGGGTCGCCACGCAGATGTCCTCGCAGGACGCGATCGTCGACCCGGCGCTCGACCCGGAGGAGAACCTGGACAACGTCGTGAACCGGTGGCAGGAGCTGGACGCCACCGAGTTCTCGTGGATCCGCTCGATGGCCGAGGAGTTCCGCCGCCACGAGGACCTGGAGCAGTTCGCGGCCGGGCTCGACCTGCTCGTGCTGGGTCTGGTGCGGCAGGCGCTGGGGGGGCAGTAG
- the typA gene encoding translational GTPase TypA, translating to MTTLRSDLRNVAIVAHVDHGKTTLVDAMLKQAGAFTEHQAEGVADRVMDSGDLEREKGITILAKNTAVRYTGPSAPDGLTINIIDTPGHADFGGEVERGLSMVDGIVLLVDASEGPLPQTRFVLRKALNADMPVILVVNKTDRSDARISEVVDESYELFMDLLDDSHSQDALDFPVVYASGKAGIASLEQPENGTMPAGSDLEPLFRTILDTIPAPSYDEEGPLQAHVTNLDASPFLGRLALLRIRQGHLKKGQTVAWMQRNGDVKNVRITELLVTEGLERKPGESAGPGDIVAVAGIPDIMIGETLADPENPVALPLIHVDEPAISMTIGTNTSPLVGKVKGSRVTARLVKDRLDAELVGNVSLRVLPTDRPDAWEVQGRGELALAILVEQMRREGFELTVGKPQVVTREIDGKVHEPTERLTIDAPEEYLGTITELLATRKGRMEGMTNHGTGWVRMEFIVPARGLIGFRTEFLTETRGTGIAHSISEGYQPWAGEIRSRASGSLVADRKGAATAYAMTALQERGVMFVEPATEVYEGMIVGENSRADDMDVNITKEKQQTNIRSATSDNFEKLIPPRKLSLEQCLEFCREDECVEVTPEMVRIRKVVLDQNERAKIASRARKSK from the coding sequence ATGACCACGCTCCGCTCCGACCTCCGCAACGTCGCCATCGTGGCGCACGTCGACCACGGCAAGACCACGCTCGTCGACGCGATGCTCAAGCAGGCGGGGGCGTTCACGGAGCACCAGGCCGAGGGCGTGGCCGACCGCGTCATGGACTCCGGCGACCTCGAGCGCGAGAAGGGCATCACGATCCTCGCGAAGAACACGGCGGTGCGCTACACGGGTCCGTCGGCGCCCGACGGCCTCACGATCAACATCATCGACACCCCGGGCCACGCCGACTTCGGCGGCGAGGTCGAGCGCGGCCTGTCGATGGTCGACGGCATCGTGCTGCTCGTGGACGCCTCCGAGGGCCCGCTCCCCCAGACCCGCTTCGTGCTCCGCAAGGCGCTCAACGCCGACATGCCGGTGATCCTGGTCGTCAACAAGACCGACCGCAGCGACGCCCGCATCTCCGAGGTGGTCGACGAGTCCTACGAGCTGTTCATGGACCTGCTCGACGACTCCCACAGCCAGGACGCGCTCGACTTCCCCGTCGTCTACGCCTCGGGCAAGGCCGGCATCGCCTCGCTGGAGCAGCCGGAGAACGGCACCATGCCGGCGGGCAGCGACCTCGAGCCGCTGTTCCGCACGATCCTGGACACGATCCCCGCGCCGTCGTACGACGAGGAGGGCCCCCTCCAGGCCCACGTCACCAACCTCGACGCGTCCCCGTTCCTCGGTCGGCTCGCGCTGCTGCGCATCCGCCAGGGCCACCTGAAGAAGGGCCAGACCGTCGCGTGGATGCAGCGCAACGGCGACGTCAAGAACGTCCGCATCACCGAGCTCCTCGTCACCGAGGGCCTCGAGCGCAAGCCCGGCGAGTCCGCGGGCCCCGGTGACATCGTCGCCGTCGCCGGCATCCCCGACATCATGATCGGCGAGACGCTGGCCGACCCGGAGAACCCCGTCGCCCTGCCGCTCATCCACGTCGACGAGCCCGCGATCTCGATGACGATCGGCACCAACACCTCGCCGCTCGTCGGCAAGGTCAAGGGCTCGAGGGTCACCGCCCGCCTCGTGAAGGACCGCCTCGACGCCGAGCTCGTCGGCAACGTGTCGCTCCGTGTGCTGCCCACCGACCGCCCCGACGCGTGGGAGGTCCAGGGCCGCGGCGAGCTGGCGCTGGCGATCCTCGTCGAGCAGATGCGCCGCGAGGGCTTCGAGCTGACCGTCGGCAAGCCGCAGGTCGTCACGCGCGAGATCGACGGCAAGGTCCACGAGCCCACCGAGCGCCTCACGATCGACGCGCCGGAGGAGTACCTCGGCACCATCACCGAGCTCCTCGCCACCCGCAAGGGCCGCATGGAGGGCATGACCAACCACGGCACCGGCTGGGTCCGCATGGAGTTCATCGTGCCCGCGCGCGGCCTCATCGGCTTCCGCACCGAGTTCCTCACCGAGACCCGCGGCACCGGCATCGCCCACTCGATCTCCGAGGGCTACCAGCCGTGGGCCGGCGAGATCCGCTCGCGCGCCTCCGGCTCGCTGGTGGCCGACCGCAAGGGCGCTGCGACGGCGTACGCCATGACGGCGCTGCAGGAGCGCGGCGTCATGTTCGTCGAGCCCGCCACCGAGGTGTACGAGGGCATGATCGTCGGCGAGAACTCGCGCGCCGACGACATGGACGTCAACATCACCAAGGAGAAGCAGCAGACCAACATCCGGTCCGCGACCTCCGACAACTTCGAGAAGCTGATCCCGCCGCGCAAGCTGTCGCTGGAGCAGTGCCTGGAGTTCTGCCGCGAGGACGAGTGCGTCGAGGTGACGCCCGAGATGGTGCGCATCCGCAAGGTCGTCCTCGACCAGAACGAGCGCGCCAAGATCGCGTCCCGCGCCCGCAAGTCCAAGTAG
- a CDS encoding thioesterase family protein, producing MIQTETSPTAEFDRDVALTPLDGPDDAVRRFSGHLPGRWSVGGGINGGFLLSVIGTAVRATVPDRPHPVAVAATYVGASTEGPAEVTTRIVRHGTLTTVAADLTQDGAPRITALATFSDLARLTDEVGTTAVAPVLPPPEECVATSDGPPEFLRTAPLVERFEMRLTPRSVGWALGEPSRTGVLEGWFRVPDREPDPLMLLLACDAMPPVTFDLGRPGWAPTVQLTTHVRAVPAPGWLALRQSTSNLAGGFFEEDCEIWDSAGRLVAQSRQLARVPR from the coding sequence GTGATCCAGACCGAGACCTCGCCGACCGCCGAGTTCGACCGCGACGTGGCCCTGACGCCCCTCGACGGTCCCGACGACGCGGTACGCCGCTTCTCCGGCCACCTCCCGGGCCGCTGGTCCGTCGGCGGGGGCATCAACGGGGGCTTCCTGCTCTCGGTGATCGGCACCGCCGTGCGCGCCACCGTGCCCGACCGGCCGCACCCGGTGGCGGTGGCCGCGACGTACGTCGGTGCCTCCACGGAGGGCCCCGCCGAGGTGACGACGCGGATCGTGCGCCACGGCACCCTCACCACCGTCGCCGCCGACCTCACCCAGGACGGGGCGCCGCGCATCACGGCGCTCGCGACGTTCTCCGACCTGGCGCGGCTGACCGACGAGGTGGGCACGACGGCCGTCGCGCCGGTGCTGCCGCCGCCCGAGGAGTGCGTGGCCACGTCGGACGGACCGCCGGAGTTCCTCCGGACCGCGCCGCTCGTCGAGCGCTTCGAGATGCGGCTGACGCCGCGGAGCGTCGGCTGGGCGCTGGGCGAGCCGTCGCGCACGGGCGTGCTCGAGGGCTGGTTCCGCGTGCCCGACCGCGAGCCCGACCCGCTGATGCTGCTGCTCGCCTGCGACGCGATGCCGCCGGTGACGTTCGACCTCGGCCGCCCCGGCTGGGCCCCGACGGTGCAGCTGACGACGCACGTCCGCGCCGTACCGGCCCCGGGGTGGCTCGCCCTGCGCCAGTCGACGAGCAACCTCGCGGGCGGGTTCTTCGAGGAGGACTGC